DNA sequence from the Liolophura sinensis isolate JHLJ2023 chromosome 1, CUHK_Ljap_v2, whole genome shotgun sequence genome:
GCTGTAAGGAAGACTAAGAAcgttttcttttacatttttgagtAATAAGATATTATTACTGATTAAGTTGAGATTGACCTTATGACGTCATTCACGCTCCGTCACAACTGATAGTCATGGGTGTTTGACAAAATATCCGATTGTTCATGCTTAAAGTGTTCAAACTCACAACGTAAAGttaagaaaagatttttttttgtattctgaatactaagaaaaaaacacttctTTGTAAACAGTGGCTATACAACATTGGAACATGTCGCCTTCATTTTGGCTATAGTCCAGAATTATTGGGTCAAGGAAACCGAACAAGAGAACCAAAAACTATTCGCAGGTGCTGGAAGGCTTTCCCAGCATGAGGATGGGTTGGAACACGAAACGGTCGCttgctaaccactcggccacggatgcCACTCTAACCAAAAAGTTAACAGGCTGGAGTCAAACTTTCCCTGGTTTAATAGCGGGCTTAAATCGGgacgtttgtcaggtacctggagaAGGCCGGTGACGTGATTAGGGGGAtgactccggtttcctctcccaTATATTCACGAACACGGCACTAAGTGCCATGCAGTATAGCGTTATACCTTCATTTAACAGTACTACACAGTTTGGACCCTGGTATTCTCCAAACAAATTATCTTCAGTAAACCACTTTAATGCAGTAACTAAAGGCGTGAATTAAATTGTTCAGTGACAGGCACTCGGTAAGAAATTTCCATCAAATTCATTACCTGTGTTATAAATGTCTCTTGGCTTCATTTACAGAAATGCCCTTCCGACAATTGCCTGTTCTAGAGGTAGATGGGAAGCAACTCTCACAGAGTTACGCCATTGTGAGATATCTGGCCAACGAATTCGGTAAGTTGGGACGTATATATGCTGGGACGGTTAACGCTGCTTTGATCGGAATCATTTTGGCTAGTTTGTGTCAAAATAAACTAGGGCGTCTACGCTGTATCTTAACCAGTCTTGTTGTGACCAGTATACGGCAGTTTTGGGTGTTGGAAACAAATTCAAAGCACTCTGTTAATCCTCTTTTTCATTGATAAGAGGCGCTTTGCACATAACGCCAAATGGAGTTAAATAACGTGTCTAAGAATTCTTTCCAAAAAGTTAATTGTGGGACGAAATGTGGCAATGTTAGAATTCCAGCtgcaatacatatatacagtgaaCTTATTTTGTTAATAACGCATTGGTCCTTGTTTAGCGTCAAAAATGAATGAGTATTTTCCGTACAATTGCTGACAGGTTTGGGCGGTAAAAACAAATGGGAAGCAGCCGAGGCGGATCAGTACACAGGAGCTATCGAGGATTTGTTTGTCGCGACTGCAAGGATACATTTTGAAAAGGACGCGTCTCGAAAGGTATGGGTAACTTGTGGAAATCCTCCAGCCCACATTAGCCACGTATATTCTTCTGTTCTCTTTCTTAGAACGTCACACGTTTTTGTGTAAGTGTAAACTTCACATTCACTGCAAAGTCACAGCAAAAACTAAAAACTGCCGTGTTTTCGCGTTGCAGGGTTGGGCCATCTTGACCTGGCCGTTTAACGTTTCCATTTGTGAGACAAGTTTGAACAGTGAAGGCCATAGCTTGACAATGATTCTTTTTCAAATTTAGAATATATGTTGTTCCTTTACCCGATTTTATGACGCAGTACATTAAACGGTTCACGAGCAAAACGTCAGCAAATTGCCAGTTGCCAAATACAAGCTACAAGCACAGTTTTTTTCcggtgtatataaatgttgcAATggtattttatcatattttcctaaattactgtatgtatatagccTTCCTGTAAAGGTTGAAATAGTTCATGAAGTGGGCAGAGGTTTTGATATAGTGATATATTATGCAGAAAGTTGATGGCGAACATAGTGTTTGTGAGCTTTGCGGGGATTACAAGTGGGTTGTAGTCTCTATTCAGAGCTCACACATTTGGATATTATATTCCACTTGCTACTTCGTTATCTTTCATTGAGGGCAAGAAGATAAATGTAAATTCCGTCGAAAACAATTAGACATCGGCATATGATTTTGTTTCTCAATATTTCTTTGTCAGGCTGAGGATTTAAAGAAGTATAAGGAAGGGACTgcctctggttttctccaacctTTTGAGGCAACATTGGCGAAAAGTAGCTCGGGTTTCTTGGTTGGCAGTGGGGTATGTATATTGTAAAACATTCCATAAATTACTGAAGGATTTTCATGCATTAAATCAAGAAGCTCACACGCTCAAAAACCTCAGTCCTGTCCATTACATTTAAAATTGAGACCCTGCATCACAGACCTAACCATGAATTGCGCAGACCTGATTTGGTCAGAAAGAACGTAAGCCTGCACATGTGAACAGACATACTGAGCTTTATGCAGAGTTAAAGGAATCGTGTGgacttaaaaataaaagaaaaataatggtCACAACCCCAGAAAATGTGTAGTCATCTTCAGTCTGAATGTGGACACATCACATCAGATGACAAGTCTGTTTACAAGTCTGTTTTTAACCATGCATGTCGCACTTACACGTAAGGTTGacgaagaaaaagaaaatcttgTTGAACTTCTTTAATGACGATGCTATCAGTTTAATGATCGTGAGTTCTTTTGCTTACCCTCTGTGACAGTATACACATACTATACTTAAGACAAAAACTGATATAAAATTCAATTGTAAAAATGACCCATTTCAACGAAATATCAAAATTTCTCGTCAATCACGGGATCCTCGccttctaaaacaaaatggtgtGAATTCATGTAGTTCCTTAACTACAGCGTCCTTAGACACCATAATTA
Encoded proteins:
- the LOC135480549 gene encoding glutathione S-transferase-like; translation: MPTYKLTYFPLRARAEPARLIFAYAGEKYEDIRIPFDEWPKHKQKMPFRQLPVLEVDGKQLSQSYAIVRYLANEFGLGGKNKWEAAEADQYTGAIEDLFVATARIHFEKDASRKAEDLKKYKEGTASGFLQPFEATLAKSSSGFLVGSGLTYADLCFFNLLGFMEGMLKEDAKAITSTFPNIQKHRQKIESLPKIAEWIKKRPANDF